A genomic window from Blastococcus saxobsidens DD2 includes:
- a CDS encoding DUF3710 domain-containing protein has product MPFGRRRNRIDRSLRERGVPPEAQQRVRDIPETTGPWDEADAPDDGVTRIDLGAIRLPALPGMDLRVELNQQQKVIGATLRHGGSLLQVAAFAAPRAAGIWDDVRADLARTASGQGASLREVEGPFGIELAGTVVAALPPQPGQPAAQPVRRPARFLGIDGPRWFLRGLLSGSVAEGGEAEAAALETAFRGIVVVRGSEPMPVREPLPLALPAQAAAQLAAQQVARQATQEQQAAQRQAAQQQAQPPAGGAGPDAG; this is encoded by the coding sequence ATGCCGTTCGGACGGCGCCGCAATCGGATCGACCGGAGCCTGCGGGAGCGCGGGGTCCCGCCGGAGGCGCAGCAGCGGGTCCGTGACATCCCGGAGACGACCGGACCCTGGGACGAGGCGGACGCCCCGGACGACGGCGTGACCCGCATCGACCTCGGCGCGATCCGGCTGCCCGCGCTGCCGGGCATGGACCTGCGGGTGGAGCTCAACCAGCAGCAGAAGGTCATCGGCGCCACCCTCCGGCACGGCGGTTCCCTGCTGCAGGTCGCGGCGTTCGCGGCGCCGCGGGCGGCCGGGATCTGGGACGACGTCCGCGCCGACCTGGCGCGCACGGCCTCCGGGCAGGGAGCGTCCCTGCGCGAGGTCGAGGGGCCGTTCGGCATCGAGCTGGCCGGGACCGTCGTCGCTGCGCTGCCACCGCAGCCCGGGCAACCGGCCGCGCAGCCGGTCCGGCGGCCGGCCCGCTTCCTCGGCATCGACGGCCCCCGCTGGTTCCTCCGGGGGCTGCTCAGCGGCTCGGTCGCCGAGGGCGGCGAGGCGGAGGCCGCGGCGCTGGAGACGGCGTTCCGGGGCATCGTCGTCGTCCGGGGGAGCGAGCCCATGCCGGTCCGCGAGCCGCTCCCGCTCGCCCTTCCGGCGCAGGCCGCGGCGCAGTTGGCCGCGCAGCAGGTGGCCCGGCAGGCGACGCAGGAGCAGCAGGCGGCGCAGCGCCAGGCGGCCCAGCAGCAGGCGCAGCCGCCGGCCGGTGGCGCGGGTCCCGACGCCGGCTGA
- a CDS encoding potassium channel family protein — MHVVVMGCGRVGSAIARRLEQIGHSVAVIDQDPEAFRRLGPDFSGRQVTGLGFDRQTLLDAGIDSAGAFAAVSSGDNSNIISARVARETFGVQHVVARIYDSKRAEVYERMGIPSVATVPWTVNRLLRELLSVKVSELWREPTGKVLLMRVTVTEGWVGRKLAALEAATGARAAWLVRFGEAQLPTPTTVLQDGDQLVVAATDDLTARVDEVIDRGPQGSEH; from the coding sequence GTGCACGTGGTCGTGATGGGCTGCGGCCGCGTCGGCTCGGCCATCGCCCGGCGCCTGGAACAGATCGGCCACAGCGTCGCGGTGATCGACCAGGATCCCGAGGCCTTCCGGCGGCTCGGCCCCGACTTCAGCGGCCGGCAGGTCACGGGGCTGGGATTCGACCGGCAGACGCTGCTCGACGCCGGCATCGACTCCGCCGGCGCGTTCGCCGCGGTCAGCAGCGGCGACAACTCCAACATCATCTCCGCCCGGGTGGCGCGGGAGACCTTCGGCGTCCAGCACGTCGTGGCCCGCATCTACGACTCGAAGCGGGCCGAGGTCTACGAGCGCATGGGGATCCCGAGCGTGGCGACCGTCCCGTGGACGGTGAACCGGCTCCTGCGCGAGCTGCTGTCGGTCAAGGTCAGCGAGCTGTGGCGGGAACCGACCGGGAAGGTGCTGCTCATGCGGGTCACCGTCACCGAGGGCTGGGTCGGCCGGAAGCTGGCCGCCCTCGAGGCAGCCACCGGCGCGCGCGCCGCCTGGCTGGTCCGGTTCGGCGAGGCGCAGCTGCCCACGCCCACCACGGTCCTGCAGGACGGCGACCAGCTCGTCGTCGCGGCCACCGACGACCTCACCGCCCGCGTGGACGAGGTCATCGACCGCGGTCCCCAGGGGAGCGAGCACTGA
- a CDS encoding inositol monophosphatase family protein gives MTPPRAATPASPDPRALLELAVSAAREAGALVARGRDTAARHVTTKSSPVDVVTAVDAASEELLVRRLLEARPDDGVLGEEGAARDGTSGVRWIVDPIDGTVNYLYDVPAYAVSVAAEVDGVVTAGVVLDVATGGLFSATAGGGAELASPGRPVRRLTVNRPGALDRTLVATGFGYRVEQRRAQGAVVARLLPQVRDIRRFGSAALDLCAVAAGRVDAYYELDLNPWDHAAGALVAAEAGAVVTGLSGGPVGDPMVIAVAPSVAGPFLDLLAELHR, from the coding sequence GTGACCCCGCCCCGTGCCGCCACCCCGGCTTCTCCGGACCCGCGTGCGCTGCTGGAGCTCGCCGTCTCGGCCGCCCGGGAGGCGGGGGCCCTCGTGGCCCGTGGCCGCGACACCGCAGCCCGGCACGTGACCACCAAGTCGAGCCCGGTCGACGTCGTGACGGCGGTGGACGCGGCGAGCGAGGAGCTCCTGGTGCGGCGTCTGCTGGAGGCCCGCCCGGACGACGGGGTGCTGGGGGAGGAGGGCGCCGCCCGGGACGGGACCAGCGGGGTCCGCTGGATCGTGGACCCGATCGACGGGACGGTGAACTACCTCTACGACGTCCCCGCCTACGCGGTGTCCGTCGCTGCGGAGGTCGACGGCGTGGTGACCGCCGGGGTCGTGCTCGACGTGGCCACCGGGGGCCTCTTCAGCGCGACGGCCGGCGGGGGGGCGGAGCTGGCGTCGCCCGGTCGGCCGGTGCGCCGGCTCACGGTCAACCGCCCGGGGGCACTGGACCGGACGTTGGTCGCCACCGGCTTCGGGTACCGGGTGGAGCAGCGGCGCGCCCAGGGAGCGGTCGTGGCACGGCTGCTCCCGCAGGTGCGTGACATCCGGCGGTTCGGCAGTGCCGCCCTGGACCTCTGCGCCGTGGCCGCAGGGCGGGTCGACGCCTACTACGAGCTGGACCTCAACCCGTGGGACCACGCGGCGGGCGCGCTGGTGGCCGCGGAGGCCGGGGCGGTCGTCACCGGCCTGTCCGGCGGCCCGGTGGGCGACCCGATGGTGATCGCGGTGGCCCCCTCCGTGGCCGGCCCCTTCCTCGACCTGCTGGCCGAGCTGCACCGCTGA
- a CDS encoding LytR C-terminal domain-containing protein: MTERSVRPAVRPRSGRRPLPPLIFLLVLALAAGAVWWTVIQEDRAQRAEAAQACESAEEAPPQLDPATVSVRVFNATDTGGLAQSVAEDLRARGFTVGEVANDPTDRQVEGVGEVRYGPRGRDAARFLAVFVPGAGTYRDTRADAVVDIVLGPEFVFPDSMATPEEVAAAFTPAEEEADTAC; this comes from the coding sequence GTGACCGAGCGCTCCGTGCGCCCTGCGGTGCGCCCACGCAGCGGGCGGCGCCCGCTGCCGCCGCTCATCTTCCTGCTGGTGCTGGCGCTGGCGGCCGGGGCCGTGTGGTGGACGGTCATCCAGGAGGACCGGGCGCAGCGGGCCGAGGCGGCGCAGGCGTGTGAATCCGCGGAGGAGGCGCCGCCGCAGCTGGATCCCGCCACCGTCTCGGTGCGCGTCTTCAACGCCACCGACACCGGCGGGCTGGCCCAGAGCGTCGCCGAGGACCTGCGGGCGCGCGGATTCACCGTCGGGGAGGTCGCCAACGACCCGACCGACCGGCAGGTCGAGGGAGTGGGCGAGGTCCGGTACGGCCCCCGCGGCCGGGACGCCGCCCGGTTCCTCGCGGTCTTCGTGCCCGGGGCGGGCACGTACCGCGACACCCGGGCAGACGCGGTGGTGGACATCGTCCTCGGGCCGGAGTTCGTCTTCCCGGACAGCATGGCCACGCCGGAGGAGGTCGCCGCGGCGTTCACGCCTGCGGAGGAGGAGGCGGACACCGCCTGCTGA
- the dut gene encoding dUTP diphosphatase, producing MPEPSAELDVPVLLAVPDGAVPRYAVAGDAGADLTAAEDVELAPFERRLVGTGVAVAIPEGYAGFVHPRSGLAHRLGLSMVNAPGTIDAGYRGEIKVNLINLDPTTPLRLSRGDRIAQLVVQPVARARFVPVAELPASERGAGGHGSTGGYRAAAPGSGDTPALEGRN from the coding sequence GTGCCCGAACCCTCCGCCGAGCTCGACGTGCCGGTCCTGCTGGCCGTGCCCGACGGTGCGGTCCCGCGCTATGCGGTGGCCGGGGATGCCGGCGCCGACCTGACCGCGGCCGAGGACGTCGAGCTCGCCCCGTTCGAGCGGCGGCTGGTCGGTACCGGGGTCGCCGTGGCCATCCCCGAGGGCTATGCCGGCTTCGTCCACCCCCGCTCGGGGCTGGCCCACCGGCTGGGCCTGAGCATGGTGAACGCGCCGGGGACCATCGATGCGGGGTACCGGGGCGAGATCAAGGTCAACCTCATCAACCTGGACCCGACCACGCCGCTGCGGCTGTCCCGCGGCGACCGCATCGCCCAGCTGGTCGTCCAGCCGGTGGCCCGGGCGCGCTTCGTGCCGGTGGCCGAGCTGCCGGCCAGCGAGCGCGGTGCGGGTGGGCACGGCTCCACCGGCGGGTACCGGGCGGCGGCGCCCGGATCCGGCGACACTCCAGCACTCGAGGGGCGGAACTGA
- a CDS encoding RNA polymerase sigma factor, which translates to MPADQPAPEAAVASTPRARTAAAGTRAGTEKTAAEPAAGRKKAPAKTPATKTPAKGRAKPTITPSPGAGEGTVLTAVATEDSAVAVVDAGSEGLKLDETVVTGKDGVEVAAAEEETAEGGTDFEWDDEEESEALRQARKDAELTASADSVRAYLKQIGKVALLNAEEEVDLAKRIEAGLYGSERLRQVEEEGQKISPQMRRDLNWIVRDGERAKNHLLEANLRLVVSLAKRYTGRGMAFLDLIQEGNLGLIRAVEKFDYTKGYKFSTYATWWIRQAITRAMADQARTIRIPVHMVEVINKLGRIQRELLQDLGREPTPEELAKEMDITPDKVLEIQQYAREPISLDQTIGDEGDSQLGDFIEDSEAVVAVDAVSFTLMQDQLTSVLQTLSEREAGVVRLRFGLTDGQPRTLDEIGQVYGVTRERIRQIESKTMSKLRHPSRSQVLRDYLD; encoded by the coding sequence GTGCCCGCCGATCAGCCAGCACCGGAAGCAGCCGTAGCGAGCACCCCGCGCGCCAGGACGGCCGCAGCCGGGACCCGTGCCGGCACCGAGAAGACGGCCGCTGAGCCGGCCGCCGGCCGGAAGAAGGCGCCGGCCAAGACCCCGGCCACCAAGACACCGGCCAAGGGGCGCGCCAAGCCGACGATCACCCCGTCGCCGGGTGCCGGTGAGGGCACGGTCCTCACCGCCGTGGCCACCGAGGACTCCGCGGTCGCCGTGGTCGACGCCGGCTCGGAGGGCCTCAAGCTCGACGAGACGGTCGTGACCGGCAAGGACGGCGTCGAGGTCGCCGCCGCCGAGGAGGAGACCGCCGAGGGCGGCACCGACTTCGAGTGGGACGACGAGGAGGAGTCCGAGGCGCTGCGGCAGGCCCGCAAGGACGCCGAGCTCACCGCGTCGGCGGACTCCGTCCGCGCCTACCTCAAGCAGATCGGCAAGGTCGCCCTCCTCAACGCCGAGGAGGAGGTCGACCTCGCCAAGCGCATCGAGGCCGGGCTCTACGGCTCCGAGCGGCTGCGCCAGGTCGAGGAGGAGGGCCAGAAGATCTCGCCGCAGATGCGCCGGGACCTCAACTGGATCGTCCGCGACGGCGAGCGCGCCAAGAACCACCTGCTCGAGGCCAACCTGCGCCTCGTGGTCTCCCTCGCCAAGCGCTACACCGGCCGCGGCATGGCATTCCTGGACCTCATCCAGGAGGGCAACCTCGGGCTGATCCGCGCGGTCGAGAAGTTCGACTACACCAAGGGCTACAAGTTCTCCACCTACGCGACGTGGTGGATCCGGCAGGCCATCACCCGCGCCATGGCCGACCAGGCCCGCACCATCCGCATCCCGGTGCACATGGTCGAGGTCATCAACAAGCTCGGCCGCATCCAGCGCGAGCTGCTCCAGGACCTGGGCCGCGAGCCCACCCCGGAGGAGCTGGCCAAGGAGATGGACATCACCCCGGACAAGGTGCTGGAGATCCAGCAGTACGCCCGGGAGCCGATCAGCCTCGACCAGACCATCGGCGACGAGGGCGACAGCCAGCTCGGTGACTTCATCGAGGACTCCGAGGCGGTGGTGGCCGTCGACGCGGTCAGCTTCACGCTGATGCAGGACCAGCTGACCAGCGTGCTGCAGACCCTCTCCGAGCGGGAGGCCGGCGTCGTCCGGCTGCGGTTCGGGCTCACCGACGGCCAGCCGCGCACGCTGGACGAGATCGG
- a CDS encoding OB-fold nucleic acid binding domain-containing protein, whose product MTETRSAGWWSRTLQRLTADDHTIDAQQLRADTASAGCESVSSCRKGAVVTVTGRLKSVVYTPRETVPTLEAELFDGSGSVTLVWLGRRRIPGIEPGRSLTARGRFAAFDGRQVIYNPWYELCSG is encoded by the coding sequence GTGACGGAGACCCGATCGGCGGGCTGGTGGTCGCGCACGCTGCAGCGACTCACCGCCGACGACCACACCATCGACGCCCAGCAGCTGCGGGCCGACACGGCCAGTGCCGGCTGCGAGTCGGTCAGTTCCTGCCGCAAGGGTGCGGTGGTCACGGTGACCGGACGGCTGAAGTCGGTCGTCTACACCCCGCGGGAGACCGTGCCGACGCTGGAGGCCGAGCTGTTCGACGGCTCCGGTTCGGTGACGTTGGTGTGGCTGGGGCGGCGCCGGATCCCGGGGATCGAGCCCGGGCGGTCGCTGACCGCGCGAGGCCGGTTCGCCGCCTTCGACGGCCGCCAGGTCATCTACAACCCTTGGTACGAGCTCTGTTCCGGCTGA
- a CDS encoding phosphotransferase family protein — MATSPGADPAVVGPYLAAVLRHERWRSVTVELIAAGMSNLTYVVTPEGGPPDDAVILRRPPTGAVLATAHDMAREHRVISALGPTPVPVPRTLHLCTDPAVLGAPFYVMERVAGVHVARDLPAGYADSPAERRAIGDALVDTLGDLHAVDPAAVGLADFGRPEGFVARQVRRWTTQWEATRDRDRPDLDALAARLAATVPVTQRPGITHGDYRLDNCLLDPAAPGRIAAVLDWEMSTLGDPLTDLGMMLVYWPEAGENRPSSQSPVTTLPGFPTRREVADRYAARTGTDLSALNWYVAFGFFKFAAIIAGILARSAAGAMAGKDTSGYAERIDPCVELGRAALEDGSI; from the coding sequence GTGGCGACTTCTCCGGGTGCCGATCCAGCCGTCGTCGGCCCGTATCTGGCCGCTGTGCTGAGGCACGAGCGCTGGCGATCGGTGACCGTCGAACTGATCGCGGCAGGCATGTCCAACCTCACCTACGTGGTGACGCCGGAAGGCGGTCCGCCCGACGATGCGGTGATCCTCCGCCGACCCCCGACCGGCGCGGTGCTGGCCACCGCGCACGACATGGCGCGGGAGCACCGGGTGATCTCCGCACTCGGGCCGACGCCCGTGCCGGTGCCCCGGACCCTGCACCTGTGCACGGACCCCGCGGTGCTCGGCGCACCGTTCTACGTGATGGAGCGGGTCGCCGGGGTGCACGTCGCGCGGGACCTCCCGGCCGGGTACGCCGACTCCCCCGCCGAGCGCCGGGCGATCGGCGACGCGCTCGTCGACACGCTGGGCGACCTGCACGCGGTGGACCCCGCCGCCGTGGGGCTGGCCGACTTCGGCCGGCCGGAGGGCTTCGTGGCCCGCCAGGTCCGCCGCTGGACGACGCAGTGGGAGGCGACCCGCGACCGCGACCGCCCCGACCTCGACGCGCTGGCGGCCCGGCTGGCCGCGACGGTGCCGGTCACCCAGCGGCCCGGGATCACGCACGGCGACTACCGGCTGGACAACTGCCTGCTCGACCCGGCCGCTCCCGGCCGGATCGCCGCGGTCCTCGACTGGGAGATGTCCACCCTCGGCGACCCGCTCACCGATCTCGGGATGATGCTCGTCTACTGGCCCGAGGCCGGCGAGAACCGTCCCTCCTCGCAGAGCCCGGTGACCACCCTGCCCGGCTTCCCCACCAGGCGGGAGGTGGCCGATCGCTACGCGGCGCGCACCGGGACCGACCTGTCGGCCCTGAACTGGTACGTGGCGTTCGGCTTCTTCAAGTTCGCCGCGATCATCGCGGGCATCCTGGCCCGCTCGGCGGCCGGGGCGATGGCGGGCAAGGACACCAGCGGCTACGCGGAACGCATCGACCCGTGCGTGGAGCTGGGACGCGCCGCGCTGGAGGACGGTTCGATCTAG
- a CDS encoding DUF4193 domain-containing protein, with the protein MATDYDAPRRNETDELGEDSLEELKARRAEAQSASVDVDETDFNENLELPGADLSNEELTVRVLPKQEDEFTCSRCFLVQHRSRLAATRGNQVFCRDCA; encoded by the coding sequence ATGGCCACCGACTACGACGCCCCGCGCCGCAACGAGACCGACGAGCTGGGAGAGGACTCGCTCGAGGAGCTCAAGGCACGCCGGGCCGAGGCCCAGTCGGCGTCGGTCGACGTCGACGAGACCGACTTCAACGAGAACCTGGAGCTGCCGGGCGCCGACCTCTCGAACGAGGAGCTGACCGTCCGGGTCCTGCCCAAGCAGGAGGACGAGTTCACCTGCTCGCGCTGCTTCCTGGTGCAGCACCGCAGCCGGCTGGCCGCCACCCGTGGGAACCAGGTGTTCTGCCGCGACTGCGCCTGA
- a CDS encoding potassium channel family protein, with product MRVAIVGAGAVGRSIAGELLENGHTVMLIEKDGRKVRTRSVPGAEWVQADACEVSSLEEAQLATCDVVVAATGDDKANLVVSLLAKTEFAVNRVVARVKDPRNEWLYTEAWGVDVAVSTPRVLAALVEEAVTVGDVVRLMSFRKGAANLVEITLGDDTPWVGHPLREVPLPRETVLTAILRGDRVVTPSPDEPLESGDELLFVSHGETEEELQYVFAPGGPGSAGA from the coding sequence ATGCGCGTCGCCATCGTCGGGGCCGGTGCCGTCGGGCGGTCCATCGCCGGCGAGCTGCTGGAGAACGGCCACACCGTCATGCTGATCGAGAAGGACGGCCGCAAGGTCCGCACCCGTTCGGTCCCCGGTGCGGAGTGGGTGCAGGCCGACGCCTGCGAGGTCTCCTCCCTGGAGGAGGCCCAGCTGGCCACCTGCGACGTCGTCGTCGCCGCGACCGGGGACGACAAGGCCAACCTGGTCGTCTCCCTGCTGGCCAAGACGGAGTTCGCCGTCAACCGCGTCGTCGCCCGGGTGAAGGACCCGCGCAACGAGTGGCTCTACACCGAGGCATGGGGTGTCGACGTCGCCGTCTCGACCCCGCGGGTCCTGGCCGCACTGGTCGAGGAGGCGGTGACCGTGGGCGACGTCGTCCGCCTCATGAGCTTCCGCAAGGGCGCGGCCAACCTGGTGGAGATCACCCTCGGGGACGACACCCCGTGGGTCGGCCACCCGCTGCGCGAGGTGCCGCTGCCCCGCGAGACGGTCCTGACCGCGATCCTCCGCGGCGACCGGGTGGTCACCCCGTCGCCGGACGAGCCGCTGGAGAGCGGGGACGAGCTGCTGTTCGTCTCGCACGGCGAGACCGAGGAGGAACTGCAGTACGTGTTCGCCCCCGGCGGTCCGGGCAGCGCCGGAGCCTGA
- the ppgK gene encoding polyphosphate--glucose phosphotransferase, which produces MQGFGVDIGGSGIKGCLVDLNQGRLVGERQRIETPQPSLPEPVYDVVARIVGAFEWAGRVGVTFPGVMKAGVAHTAANVDKSWLGTDVDSGLSSRIPGSVETLNDADAAGLAEMRYGAGRDRGGVVLMLTFGTGIGSALFVDGRLVPNTEFGHIQVDGEDGERRASAAAREREELTYPEWAKRVDRYLDVLEAGLWPDLIIVGGGVSKKAHKWVPLLSTRTPVVPAELQNDAGIVGAALAAAERPER; this is translated from the coding sequence GTGCAGGGCTTCGGGGTGGACATCGGCGGCAGCGGCATCAAGGGGTGCCTGGTCGACCTGAACCAGGGCCGGCTCGTCGGCGAACGGCAGCGGATCGAGACACCGCAGCCCTCGCTGCCGGAACCGGTGTACGACGTCGTGGCCCGGATCGTCGGCGCCTTCGAGTGGGCCGGCCGGGTCGGCGTCACGTTTCCCGGGGTGATGAAGGCCGGGGTGGCGCACACGGCGGCCAACGTGGACAAGAGCTGGCTGGGCACCGACGTGGACTCGGGTCTCAGCAGCCGCATCCCCGGCTCGGTGGAGACGCTCAACGACGCCGACGCCGCCGGGCTGGCCGAGATGCGCTACGGCGCCGGCCGTGACCGGGGCGGCGTCGTGCTGATGCTCACATTCGGCACCGGCATCGGCAGCGCGCTGTTCGTCGACGGGCGGCTGGTGCCCAACACCGAGTTCGGCCACATCCAGGTCGACGGCGAGGACGGCGAGCGGCGGGCGTCGGCGGCCGCCCGTGAGCGCGAGGAACTCACCTACCCCGAGTGGGCGAAGCGCGTCGACCGGTACCTGGACGTCCTGGAGGCAGGCCTCTGGCCGGATCTGATCATCGTCGGCGGCGGGGTGAGCAAGAAGGCGCACAAGTGGGTGCCGTTGCTGTCCACCCGCACCCCCGTGGTGCCGGCCGAGCTGCAGAACGACGCCGGGATCGTGGGCGCCGCACTGGCCGCCGCGGAACGCCCCGAGCGCTGA
- a CDS encoding DUF3159 domain-containing protein produces MTAAGPPAGDEQGHRTDAGADAPRSMFDREELLGQLGGWRGMVDVTLPTLTFVVANGIGGLRAGIWAAVGAAVLVFILRLVRRESTQQAVSGLLGVAIAVAIAAASGEARNFYAPGIIRNAGIGVVLLVSVLVRWPLVGVVAEFLAPSHLGGLAAGGVAGLRGKGGTAAPVDAPADGGGRPRSADPAPERHWREDRRMVRAYSWLTVLWAGTFLLRVAVLGPLYLADEEDLLGVASIALGLPVTAVALLVTLWAVSRLHRHRAPSVDDPAV; encoded by the coding sequence GTGACCGCAGCAGGTCCGCCGGCCGGTGACGAGCAGGGCCACCGGACGGACGCCGGTGCGGACGCGCCCCGATCGATGTTCGACCGCGAGGAGCTGCTCGGCCAGCTCGGCGGCTGGCGCGGCATGGTCGACGTCACCCTCCCCACGCTCACCTTCGTGGTGGCCAACGGCATCGGCGGGCTGCGGGCCGGCATCTGGGCGGCGGTGGGTGCCGCGGTGCTGGTCTTCATCCTGCGGCTGGTCCGCCGGGAGAGCACCCAGCAGGCGGTCAGCGGCCTGCTCGGGGTCGCCATCGCCGTGGCGATCGCCGCGGCGTCGGGGGAGGCCCGCAACTTCTACGCCCCGGGCATCATCCGCAACGCCGGCATCGGCGTGGTGCTGCTCGTCTCGGTGCTGGTGCGCTGGCCGCTGGTCGGGGTGGTCGCCGAGTTCCTGGCGCCCAGCCACCTCGGCGGCCTGGCCGCCGGTGGGGTTGCCGGTCTGCGCGGCAAGGGTGGTACCGCGGCACCGGTCGACGCGCCCGCCGATGGCGGCGGCCGGCCGCGCAGCGCCGACCCGGCGCCGGAGCGGCACTGGCGCGAGGACCGGCGGATGGTCCGTGCCTACTCCTGGCTGACCGTCCTGTGGGCCGGGACCTTCCTCCTGCGGGTCGCGGTGCTGGGCCCGCTGTACCTGGCGGACGAGGAGGACCTGCTCGGCGTGGCCTCGATCGCGCTCGGCCTCCCGGTGACCGCGGTCGCGCTCCTGGTCACCCTGTGGGCCGTCTCCCGGCTGCACCGCCACCGCGCGCCGTCGGTGGACGACCCTGCCGTCTGA